In the genome of Mucilaginibacter defluvii, one region contains:
- a CDS encoding family 20 glycosylhydrolase has protein sequence MRKSVLIIFSVMMSALALAQSKNPFNAADVRLSWQIVENPYANTTQARALITLVNKGSKPIPAKGWKIYFNATTTRTGPDKILLVDRVNGDLFALYPGSGFKSVAPGDSISSSVLQGHVKDITDFPKGFYIVFNNEPEKGYPLLIDISNQVNTDQSEKALAEKVYRQNQLITDVPAANLSPVLPTPVSYKRTAGTFKLNPQVKIINDPAFIKEATYFKEELAKVLGSKPQTGFTEKYNVIVLQKGGNNGAEGYQLQVTPGRITISATNGAGIFYGLQSLKNLLPASAWAGTQKNFDIPAVTITDAPRFEHRAFMMDVARNFQPKSQVIKVIDLLSFYKFNVLHMHFVDDEGWRIEIPGLPELTQTGSTRGHSTNELNAINPAYGSGPDTTNQAGSGYYSKQEFVEILRYANERHIKVIPEIETPGHARAAIKAMNARYERLMKLGKKAEAEQYLLRDINDKSSYRSVQGFSDNVINVGLPSVYTFLEKVSDELIAMYKEAGAPLQTIHFGGDEVPAGVWEKSPVIADLMRRDSSIKNTSDLWFYYFGKVNNMLKSKSLYLSGWEEIGLTSGMVNGRKRLVVDPRFANENFHTDVWNNLAGNEDLAYKLANAGYKVVLTNVTNLYLDLAYNTSFYERGQYWGGYVDLNKPFSFIPYNYYKNQKENEQGQPLKAGYFDGKEQLTEAGKRNIVGIQSPLWAEVITSPEKQEYLLLPKLLAVAERAWAPDPQWATEPEIAKSEAMYNQAWGAFANKVGKNELPKLDHYAGGFQYRIPTPGIVIENGLVRANVQLPGFTIRYTTDGTEPDANSRLFTDSIPYSPQLNLRVFNNEGRGGRTVKVVQ, from the coding sequence ATGAGAAAATCGGTTTTAATAATATTTTCTGTGATGATGAGTGCCTTGGCACTGGCACAAAGCAAAAATCCGTTTAATGCCGCTGATGTGAGGCTGAGCTGGCAGATTGTTGAAAACCCATACGCCAATACCACACAGGCGCGCGCGCTGATAACCTTAGTTAACAAAGGCAGTAAACCCATACCCGCAAAAGGGTGGAAAATATATTTTAATGCCACAACTACTCGCACCGGCCCGGATAAAATATTGTTGGTAGACCGTGTCAACGGCGACCTTTTCGCACTATATCCAGGTAGTGGCTTTAAAAGTGTAGCGCCCGGAGACTCTATATCATCAAGCGTATTGCAAGGGCATGTTAAGGATATTACCGACTTCCCGAAAGGATTTTATATCGTTTTTAATAACGAACCTGAAAAAGGCTATCCGCTGCTTATAGATATCTCAAACCAAGTAAATACTGACCAAAGCGAGAAAGCGCTTGCCGAAAAAGTATACCGCCAAAACCAGTTGATAACTGATGTGCCTGCGGCTAACTTATCGCCGGTATTGCCTACCCCGGTAAGCTACAAACGTACCGCCGGTACCTTTAAACTTAATCCGCAGGTTAAAATTATTAATGACCCGGCTTTTATTAAGGAGGCTACTTATTTTAAAGAGGAACTGGCCAAAGTTTTAGGCAGTAAACCACAAACCGGTTTTACCGAAAAATATAATGTTATTGTACTGCAAAAAGGTGGCAATAACGGCGCGGAAGGATACCAGCTACAAGTAACCCCAGGCCGTATAACCATCAGCGCTACTAACGGTGCCGGTATATTTTATGGCCTGCAATCGTTAAAAAACCTTTTGCCGGCAAGCGCATGGGCGGGTACGCAAAAAAACTTTGATATTCCTGCCGTTACCATTACAGACGCGCCACGTTTTGAGCACCGCGCGTTTATGATGGATGTTGCGCGAAATTTCCAGCCAAAATCGCAGGTAATTAAGGTGATCGACCTGTTATCCTTTTACAAATTCAATGTGCTGCACATGCACTTTGTTGATGATGAGGGCTGGCGCATAGAGATACCCGGCTTGCCTGAACTTACCCAAACCGGCTCAACACGGGGGCATAGCACCAATGAACTTAACGCCATCAACCCCGCTTACGGCTCAGGCCCTGATACCACCAACCAGGCGGGCAGCGGCTATTACAGCAAGCAGGAATTTGTAGAGATTTTGCGTTACGCCAACGAAAGACACATCAAAGTAATACCCGAAATAGAGACACCCGGACATGCGCGCGCTGCTATTAAAGCAATGAACGCACGTTACGAACGCCTGATGAAACTGGGCAAAAAGGCCGAGGCGGAACAATATTTGCTGCGCGATATCAATGATAAATCAAGCTACCGCTCGGTACAGGGTTTTAGCGATAACGTAATAAATGTGGGCTTACCGTCTGTTTACACTTTCCTGGAGAAGGTATCTGACGAGTTGATCGCGATGTACAAAGAGGCCGGCGCGCCTTTACAAACCATACATTTTGGCGGAGACGAAGTACCTGCCGGCGTATGGGAAAAATCGCCGGTTATCGCCGATCTGATGAGAAGAGACTCAAGCATTAAGAACACATCCGACCTATGGTTTTATTACTTCGGTAAGGTAAATAACATGCTCAAATCAAAAAGCCTGTACCTATCCGGCTGGGAAGAGATTGGTTTGACAAGCGGCATGGTTAACGGACGTAAACGCTTGGTTGTTGACCCGCGTTTCGCCAACGAAAACTTCCACACCGATGTTTGGAACAACCTGGCCGGAAATGAAGACCTGGCCTATAAGCTGGCCAATGCCGGTTATAAAGTAGTATTAACCAACGTTACTAACCTGTACCTTGACCTGGCTTATAACACCAGCTTTTACGAGCGCGGGCAATATTGGGGTGGTTATGTCGACCTGAATAAACCATTTTCGTTTATCCCCTACAACTACTATAAAAACCAAAAGGAGAATGAGCAGGGCCAGCCGCTTAAGGCAGGGTATTTTGATGGCAAAGAACAATTAACGGAAGCTGGCAAACGCAATATTGTAGGCATACAATCGCCGCTTTGGGCCGAGGTGATTACTTCGCCCGAAAAGCAGGAATACCTGTTGCTGCCCAAGTTGCTGGCAGTAGCCGAGCGCGCCTGGGCACCTGACCCACAATGGGCTACCGAGCCGGAGATAGCGAAAAGCGAAGCCATGTACAACCAGGCCTGGGGTGCATTCGCCAACAAAGTAGGCAAAAATGAATTGCCAAAGCTCGATCATTATGCAGGTGGTTTTCAGTACCGCATTCCTACACCGGGTATTGTAATTGAGAATGGCCTTGTGCGTGCCAACGTGCAATTACCGGGTTTCACCATCCGCTACACAACTGATGGCACCGAGCCTGATGCTAACAGTCGCCTGTTTACTGACAGCATCCCCTACTCGCCACAACTTAATTTACGGGTATTTAATAACGAAGGCCGCGGCGGCCGCACGGTGAAAGTAGTGCAGTAA
- a CDS encoding glycoside hydrolase domain-containing protein: protein MMIKRYSGFVAMAAYAIALLQPQVASAQSGVSATDPASAVNVFLGTSGDHGQLSPAASYPFGMLSIAPQTYPNLHAGYEHNAKKVLGFTHNRFEGVGCMGSGGNILIKPFLGDDPDETELLKSTEAAGPGFYRIGFENGISSNIAVHKNSGIEAYSFPTGSKHGFYINLSHTLANGFVAEEHTANANSLRGWVDARTTCGAGVYRTYYYIGFSAPVKFEADADHKLTLRVEGTNNNVTLSLGISSVDVAHAQASAKNNGTEALQTASHTDWNKTLGAVKVSGDAETQKLFYSLLYRTVQSPYLISEADGTYRGTDGSLQKTNKTAYNGWSIWDNYRTQLPLMSLLYPDRYADMVTSIASMYKYGKKDYATQHEPSNTVRTEHAMVVLLDAWRKGFKFDIKGIADSLIAEGNRLDFAKPDKALESSYDAWALSHLMDIAGRKAESAKFRAIALKYKDYWEKDFKDVTKRDVDRMQARGLYQGTIWQYRWFVPFDVKGLINLVGGEQKYIEQLDYFFANDLYNHANEPDIQAPFMYNMTSQPWKSQALAHKYAADTVVQYYFNDNSRGIDPFVNRIYRNQPDTYVRTMDDDGGAMSGWYVFTACGIMPACVGEPAFYLNAPLFSGVKFNFPDGKQFNITTTNFAAKNIYITSATLNGKLLNRNWLTYAELRKGGTLNLALSDKPDKNWGTKDQYITDINAK, encoded by the coding sequence ATGATGATAAAAAGATACTCAGGTTTTGTTGCTATGGCTGCTTATGCCATTGCATTGCTGCAACCTCAGGTAGCCTCCGCACAATCCGGTGTGAGTGCAACCGATCCGGCAAGCGCGGTGAATGTATTTCTCGGTACTTCCGGAGATCATGGGCAGCTATCGCCCGCGGCATCATACCCGTTCGGGATGCTGAGCATAGCGCCGCAAACGTATCCAAACCTGCATGCCGGGTATGAGCATAATGCAAAAAAAGTACTTGGCTTTACGCATAACCGTTTTGAAGGTGTGGGCTGCATGGGCAGCGGCGGTAATATACTAATCAAACCGTTTTTGGGAGATGATCCGGATGAGACGGAATTGCTTAAATCAACCGAAGCTGCCGGCCCCGGTTTTTACCGCATTGGCTTTGAAAACGGCATCAGCTCAAATATAGCCGTTCATAAAAATTCAGGTATTGAGGCATATTCTTTTCCAACTGGTAGTAAGCATGGCTTTTACATCAACCTGAGCCATACGCTGGCAAACGGCTTTGTAGCCGAGGAGCATACCGCAAATGCTAACAGCCTGAGGGGTTGGGTTGACGCACGTACAACCTGCGGTGCCGGTGTTTACCGTACATATTATTACATTGGTTTTAGTGCCCCGGTTAAATTTGAGGCAGACGCCGATCATAAACTGACGCTTAGGGTTGAGGGTACAAATAATAATGTAACGCTAAGCTTAGGCATTTCATCTGTTGATGTGGCACATGCGCAGGCATCGGCCAAAAACAATGGTACAGAAGCCTTACAGACTGCCAGCCATACCGATTGGAACAAAACCCTGGGTGCCGTTAAGGTAAGCGGCGATGCAGAAACACAGAAGCTGTTTTATTCTTTACTCTACCGTACGGTGCAGTCGCCGTACCTAATTTCGGAGGCTGACGGTACTTACCGCGGTACGGATGGATCGTTGCAAAAAACAAATAAAACGGCGTATAACGGCTGGTCTATCTGGGATAATTACCGCACCCAATTACCGCTGATGTCGTTATTATATCCTGACCGGTATGCAGATATGGTTACATCCATAGCATCTATGTATAAGTATGGCAAAAAAGATTACGCTACGCAGCATGAGCCTTCCAACACGGTGCGTACAGAACATGCCATGGTAGTTTTGCTGGATGCCTGGCGTAAAGGTTTTAAGTTTGACATTAAGGGCATAGCCGATTCCCTGATTGCTGAAGGCAACCGGCTCGATTTTGCCAAACCCGATAAAGCGCTGGAGTCAAGCTATGATGCCTGGGCACTGTCGCACCTGATGGATATTGCAGGGCGAAAAGCAGAAAGCGCTAAGTTCAGGGCAATCGCTTTAAAGTATAAAGATTACTGGGAAAAGGATTTTAAGGACGTTACCAAACGTGATGTTGACCGTATGCAGGCACGTGGGCTATACCAGGGCACGATATGGCAATACCGATGGTTTGTTCCATTTGATGTTAAGGGTTTAATTAATCTGGTTGGGGGAGAGCAGAAGTATATAGAGCAGTTGGATTACTTTTTTGCTAATGACCTGTACAATCATGCTAACGAGCCGGATATCCAGGCCCCTTTCATGTATAACATGACTTCGCAGCCATGGAAATCCCAGGCGCTGGCCCACAAATATGCGGCTGATACCGTGGTGCAATATTATTTTAACGACAATAGCAGGGGTATTGACCCATTTGTAAACCGGATATACCGTAATCAGCCTGATACTTACGTGCGTACGATGGACGATGACGGCGGCGCCATGTCGGGCTGGTACGTTTTTACGGCCTGCGGTATTATGCCTGCCTGCGTAGGCGAACCGGCATTTTACCTGAATGCACCATTGTTTTCGGGCGTGAAGTTCAACTTTCCTGATGGTAAGCAATTCAACATCACCACCACAAATTTCGCAGCGAAAAATATTTACATCACTTCGGCCACGTTAAATGGCAAGCTGCTTAACCGTAACTGGTTAACCTATGCCGAACTCCGTAAAGGCGGAACGCTAAACCTTGCCTTAAGCGATAAACCCGACAAAAACTGGGGTACCAAAGATCAGTACATAACAGATATAAATGCTAAATAA
- a CDS encoding N-acetylglucosamine kinase, with product MKLIADSGSTKTDWCLLGDNNSITYFDTEGFNPYYVDADYIYYAIIDRLPANLDAENVKEIYFYGAGCSGDKNQIVETALARVFKHAHIEVEHDLLAAARAVLGNDTGFVAILGTGANSCLYDGKVIIHQIDSLGFMLGDEGSGAYIGKQLLVSYGRGQLPEDLRVEFWNEYGLTPDDIVEHAHSKPLPNRFCAGFVRFIAPRMEHPYINGIIRKAFTDCFENMISLYPDFKLYSLNCVGSIGYMFSAILSDVAKTYGMRTGNIIKAPIEGLISYHTNTTVQPDANEASL from the coding sequence CAGCGGCTCTACTAAAACGGATTGGTGCCTGTTGGGCGACAACAACTCCATAACATATTTTGATACTGAAGGATTCAACCCATACTATGTTGATGCGGATTACATTTATTACGCCATAATAGACAGGCTGCCTGCTAACCTTGATGCAGAGAATGTTAAAGAAATATACTTTTATGGTGCCGGTTGCAGCGGTGATAAAAATCAAATAGTTGAAACGGCGCTGGCACGCGTTTTTAAACATGCGCATATTGAAGTTGAACACGATTTGCTGGCCGCGGCCCGCGCCGTTTTGGGCAACGATACCGGTTTTGTGGCTATTTTAGGTACCGGTGCAAACAGTTGCCTGTACGACGGTAAAGTAATAATACATCAAATTGATTCGCTGGGCTTTATGCTGGGCGATGAAGGCAGCGGCGCTTACATCGGCAAGCAGTTACTGGTAAGTTATGGCCGGGGCCAGTTGCCGGAGGATTTACGTGTTGAGTTTTGGAACGAATACGGCCTCACGCCTGATGATATTGTGGAGCACGCGCATTCTAAACCCTTACCTAACCGTTTTTGTGCCGGCTTTGTACGCTTTATTGCGCCACGCATGGAGCACCCTTACATTAATGGTATTATCCGCAAAGCTTTTACTGATTGCTTTGAGAACATGATCTCCCTTTACCCTGATTTTAAACTTTATTCGCTTAATTGCGTCGGATCAATAGGCTATATGTTTTCGGCAATACTTAGCGATGTTGCTAAAACCTATGGTATGCGTACCGGTAACATTATAAAAGCGCCAATTGAGGGGTTAATAAGTTATCACACAAATACTACTGTTCAGCCGGATGCCAATGAAGCATCACTATAA